A single genomic interval of Eleutherodactylus coqui strain aEleCoq1 chromosome 3, aEleCoq1.hap1, whole genome shotgun sequence harbors:
- the SLMAP gene encoding sarcolemmal membrane-associated protein isoform X4 — MLPLPTVIQAPLPSPVDKVAAHTPSMYSQELFQLSQYLQEALHREQMLEQKLATLQRLLANTQEASDTSWQALIDEDRLLSRLEVMGNQLQAYSKSQTDDGIRKELIALQEDKHNYETTAKESLRRVLQEKIEVVRKLSEVERSLSNTEDECTHLKEMNERTQEELRELANKYNGAVNEIKDLTDKLKAAESRQEEIQQKGLVEKKELQQKIDEMEEKEQELQAKIEALQADNDFTNERLTALQVRLENLQENSKEDSTLGIQVDDFKPKINGNADKDKLIEVEHLTKADQESPHLKGSPPEVKDSDLSDTLSPSKEKSSDDTTDGQMDEQELNEPLNKVILKDELHNVQTGSNDSKQDLQQLRKELSEAQDLAKSSRQKCTELQALLEEERKSSRKQAEESTKQIQHLQAQLHRLQEEIEILREEKENEIASTREELLTAQEEIAILKHVSEQVATEREGDIVELQGELQEVRFELEHWRKTASQYEAEIVNLQASFQAQCKDREDLQMSESARLQGEMEELRKHVTSLEAECSSLQKENAALTGECQRIGSELRSSQKQSLDLSSDLNVLKSTRKELESQVGCIKEHSQREADNLKVQLKEAEKRVLNVQQEYENTQAKLSELKVKFEKTEQEKQMIAEELKQCKENLKLLQEKGNNSQWPWMTGIAVLVAVTAVMLYPGLSRGTP, encoded by the exons GTTGCTGCTCACACTCCCAGTATgtactctcaggaactgttccaACTCTCTCAGTATCTACAG GAGGCCTTACATCGGGAACAGATGTTGGAACAGAAGCTGGCCACTCTTCAGAGGCTACTAGCTAATACACAAGAAGCGTCAGATACTAGTTGGCAG GCCCTAATAGATGAAGACCGGCTTCTATCACGACTAGAAGTCATGGGGAACCAGTTGCAGGCTTACTCAAAA AGTCAGACAGATGACGGGATTCGTAAAGAGTTAATAGCATTACAGGAGGACAAACACAACTATGAGACAACGGCCAAAGAGTCTCTGAGGCGAGTTCTTCAAGAGAAAATCGAGGTAGTGCGGAAGCTGTCTGAAGTTGAG AGGAGTCTAAGTAACACAGAAGATGAATGTACCCATCTGAAGGAGATGAATGAGAGGACGCAGGAAGAATTACGAGAGCTAGCCAACAAGTACAATGGGGCAGTGAATGAAATTAAAGATCTAACTGACAAGCTGAAG GCAGCTGAAAGTCGGCAAGAGGAAATTCAGCAGAAGGGCCTAGTCGAGAAGAAGGAGTTACAGCAGAAGATCGatgagatggaggagaaggaacagGAATTACAAGCTAAAATTGAGGCCTTGCAAGCGGACAACGACTTCACCAATGAGCGTCTTACTGCCTTACAAG TACGATTAGAGAATCTACAGGAGAACAGCAAGGAGGACAGCACGCTGG GCATACAAGTCGACGACTTCAAACCTAAAATCAACGGCAATGCAGATAAAG ACAAGCTCATAGAAGTGGAGCATCTGACTAAAGCCGATCAAGAATCTCCGCATCTGAAAG GGAGTCCTCCAGAAGTGAAGGATTCAGATTTATCGGACACACTCAGTCCTAGCAAGGAGAAAAGCAGTGACGACACTACAG ACGGCCAAATGGATGAACAAGAGCTGAATGAACCACTGAATAAAGTTATATTAAAAG ATGAGCTACATAATGTACAGACCGGCTCTAATGACTCAAAGCAGGACCTGCAGCAGCTACGGAAAGAATTGTCAGAGGCCCAGGATCTTGCAAAATCCAGTAGACAGAAATGCACAGAACTACAAG CACTTCTAGAAGAGGAGCGGAAATCCAGTAGGAAACAAGCCGAAGAGTCAACTAAACAGATTCAGCACCTCCAAG CCCAATTGCACAGGTTACAGGAAGAGATTGAGATCTTGCGTGAAGAGAAGGAAAATGAGATTGCTAGTACTCGGGAGGAGCTGCTGACGGCTCAGGAAGAGATCGCCATCCTCAAACACGTCTCTGAACAAGTTGCTACTGAAAGAGAAGGGGATATAGTGGAACTTCAGGGAGAGTTGCAGGAGGTGCGGTTTGAGCTTGAGCATTGGCGTAAAACAGCCAGCCAGTATGAGGCAGAAATTGTCAATCTACAGGCCAGTTTCCAGGCACAGTGCAAGGATCGTGAGGACCTGCAGATGTCCGAGTCAGCAAGGCTGCAAG GTGAAATGGAAGAACTCCGAAAACATGTCACTTCTCTGGAGGCAGAATGCTCCTCTCTGCAGAAAGAGAATGCTGCTTTGACTGGAGAGTGCCAGAGAATTGGGAGTGAGCTTCGAAG CTCTCAAAAGCAGTCTCTGGACCTGTCAAGTGATCTCAATGTCTTGAAAAGTACCCGGAAGGAACTTGAAAGTCAGGTGGGATGTATAAAAGAACACAGTCAGCGAGAGGCAGATAACTTGAAAGTTCAGCTTAAAGAGGCAGAGAAGCGTGTGCTCAACGTTCAGCAAGAA tATGAAAACACTCAAGCTAAATTATCAGAGCTGAAAGTGAAATTCGAAAAAACCGAACAAGAAAAGCAAATGATTGCTGAGGAGCTGAAGCAATGTAAAGAGAACCTTAagctgctgcaggagaagggGAATAAT